The genomic segment ATCGCCACGATCATCGACAGCGTCGTGCAGTTGGGATTGGCGATGATGCCGCGCGGGCGCATCCGCACCGCGTGCGCGTTGACCTCCGGCACCACCAGCGGGACGTCGGGGTCCATCCGGAAGGCTCCGGAGTTGTCGACGACGACCGCGCCCTTGGCGGCGGCGATCGGGGCCCACTGCGCGGACACCTCGTCCGGGACGTCGAACATCGCGACGTCGACGCCCTCGAAGGCCGCCTCGCTCAGCACGACGACCTCGGTCTCCACGCCGCGCACCACGAGGCGGCGGCCGGCCGACCGCGCGGACGCGACCAGCCGGATCTCGCCCCACACGTCCTGCCGGGTGGAGAGCAGTTCCAGCATCACCGTGCCGACCGCGCCCGTCGCACCGACGACGGCCAGGGTCGGCTTGCGGTTCATCGGCCCGTACCCCCGTAGACGACCGCTTCATCACTTTCGCTGTCGAGCCCGAACGCGGAGTGCACGGCCTGGACGGCCGGCTTCACGTCGTCGGCCCGGGTGACCACCGAGATGCGGATCTCCGACGTCGAGATCAGCTCGATGTTGACCCCGGCGTTCGACAGCGCCTCGAAGAACGTCGCCGTGACGCCCGGGTTGGTCTTCATCCCCGCGCCGACCAGCGAGATCTTGCCGATCTGGTCGTCGTAGCGCAGCGAGTCGTACCCGATGCGGTCCTGCGACCTGGTGAGCGCGTCCATCGCCTTGCGGCCCTCGGTCTTGGGGAGGGTGAAGGAGATGTCCGTGAGGCCCGTGGCCGCCGCCGACACGTTCTGGACGACCATGTCGATGTTGACCTCGGCGTCCGCGATGGCACGGAAGATCGTCGCCGCCTCGCCCGGCTTGTCCGGCACCCCGACGACCGTGATCTTGGCCTCGGACGTGTCGTGCGAAACCCCGGAGATGATCGCCTGCTCCATCGGCTTGCCTCCTAGCGGTGCTTCGTTGCTCACCCAGGTCCCCGGCAGGCCGGAGAAGGACGAGCGGACGTGGATCGGGATGTTGTAACGACGGGCGTACTCGACGCAGCGGTGCAGCAGCACCTTCGAACCGGAGCTGGCCAGTTCCAGCATGTCCTCGAAGGAGATCCAGTCCATCTTCTGGGCGCGCTTGACGACCCGCGGGTCGGCGGTGAACACCCCGTCGACGTCCGTGTAGATCTCGCACACCTCGGCGGCGAGCGCGGCGGCCAGCGCCACCGCGGTCGTGTCGGAACCGCCGCGGCCCAGCGTGGTGATGTCCTTCTTGTCCTGGGACACGCCCTGGAAACCGGCCACGATCGCGATGTTGCCCTCGTCGAGCGCGGTCCGGATACGGCCCGGCGTCACGTCGATGATCCGCGCCTTGTTGTGGACGGAGTCGGTGATGACCCCGGCCTGGCTGCCGGTGAACGACTGCGCCTCATGACCGAGGTTCTTGATCGCCATCGCCAGCAGCGCCATGGAGATCCGCTCCCCGGCGGTCAGCAGCATGTCGAACTCCCGGCCGGCGGGAATCGGCGACACCTGCTCGGCGAGATCGATCAGCTCGTCCGTCGTATCGCCCATCGCCGACACCACGACAACGACCTGATGGCCGTTCTTCTTGGTGTCGACGATTCGCCGGGCGACGCGCTTGATGCCTTCAGCATCGGCGACGGAGGAGCCTCCGTACTTCTGCACGACAAGGCCCACGTGCGCTCCTCGGGAAGGTCTGGTACTGCGGTCGGCTCAGTCTAACGAGCGGGCCGGGGCGGCCTCCGCGGTACCGGATATTGAGACAGGTGGCCCACTCGGTGGGCCACCTGCCCAGGACGGAACGGAATAACCCCAGATCAGGCGCTGGATGAGCGATCGGAGGCAGATCGTCCGGATATCCGGCCTCGGCCGGTGGTGGGCCAGGGTTCGACGGTTGGCGGGCCCGGGATCAGCCGGTGGTGGGCCAGGGTTCGACGGTTGGCGGGCCCGGGATCAGCCGGTGGTGGGCCAGGGTTCGACGGTTGGCGGGCCCGGGATCAGCCGGTGGCGGGCTGGGCGCGGGCGCCCGGCGGGGTGCCGAGCTCGGCCGCCATGACCTTGCCGGCCTCCTCGGCCAGCCGCTCCTCGTCGTCCGCCGAATCGTCCGTGTCCAGGCCGTCCAGCTCGTCCAGCGGGCTGTCCAGGCGGACGTGGGCGACCAGGGACTGCAGCGCGCGCAGCGAGGCGCTGGCCGTCGGCCCCCAGTTCGACAGGTACGAGAACTGCCACCACCACAGCGCCTCGCTCACCCGGCCGGCGCGGAAGTGCGCGAGGCCGTGCGTGAGATCGGTCACCACGTCGGCCATATCGTCCGAAATCCGGCAGGCGACGGGCGTACTGCGCGGTACGTACGGGTCGAAGACCTCGGAGTAGACGTCGATCGGCTCCAGCAGCGCCGCGAGGTGCTGGCGCAGCTCGTCCGCGTCCGGCTCGGGGCCGATGTCCGGCTCGTAGCGCTCGTCCGGGACGATGTCCTCGTGCGCGCCGAGCCGGCCGCCGGCCAGCAGCAGCTGGGAGACCTCCAGCAGCAGGTACGGGACCGCGCTGTCCGGGTCGTCGCCCTTGGCGACCTCGCGGACCGAGAGGATGAAACTCTCGATCTGATCGCAGATCTGGACGGCGAAGTCGTCGGGTTCCTGAATGTCCGGATCGCTGAGGTCGCGTCCCGGAGAGCCCGGTGCGCCCTTCGAGTCCTGTGTGGTTACCGCGGTGTCAGACATCGAGCAGTCGCCTCCCTTCGAAGGCACGACCCAGCGTGACCTCGTCGGCATACTCCAGGTCTCCCCCCACGGGCAGACCACTGGCCAGTCGCGTCACCTTCAGCCCCATGGGTTTCACCATGCGGGCCAGGTACGTAGCGGTCGCTTCACCTTCAAGATTGGGATCCGTCGCCAGAATGAGCTCGGTGACGGTGCCGTCCGCGAGCCGCGTCAGCAGCTCCCGGATCCGTAGATCGTCCGGACCGACGCCCTCGATGGGGCTGATCGCGCCGCCCAGTACGTGGTACCTGCCGCGGAACTCACGGGTGCGCTCGACCGCGACGACATCCTTGGGCTCCTCGACCACGCAGATCACCGCGAGATCGCGGCGCGGGTCACGGCAGACCCTGCACAGGTCGTCCTGCGCGACGTTCCCGCAGATGTTGCAGAACCGCACTTTGGCCTTGACCTCGGCCAGCACGTGCGCGAGGCGCCGCACATCGGCCGGGTCCGCCTGCAGGATGTGGAAGGCGATCCGCTGCGCGCTCTTGGGACCCACGCCGGGCAGCCTGCCCAGTTCGTCGATGAGGTCCTGAACCACGCCTTCGTACACGGGGCGCCTTCCTTACGCTAGAACGGCAGGCCGGGCATGCCGCCCAGCCCCTGGGCGAGCGGACCGAGCTTCTGCTGCTGAAGCTCCTGCGCGGTCGCGTTCGCGTTGTGCACGGCGGCGACGACCAGATCGGCCAGCGTCTCCGTGTCATCAGGATCGACCGCCTTGGGGTCGATGACCAGCCCCCGGAGCTCACCGGCACCGGTCACCGTGGCGGTCACGAGACCGCCGCCCGCGGAACCCTCGACCTCGGTCTCGGCCAGCTCCTGCTGGGCCGCAGCAAGATCCTGCTGCATCTTCTGGGCCTGCTGGAGCAGCTGCTGCATATTGGGCTGACCACCGGGGATCACGGGTTCACTCCTGCCTCACGACAACGTTGCGCGGTAGGGCGAGCCTACGTGCTCGGACGGCCCTGCGCCCTACGCCGTACGGAGGATCGGACGACGTGCCGCGGAACATCGGGCGACATCAGTCGTTCGGGATCTCCTCGATCACCGTCGCACCCATTTCGCGCACGAAAAGCTCATATCCGGACAGCGGGGACTCGACCAGATCCACGTCGTCGTCCTCCGGAATGTCGTCCTCCAGGGGCGGCGGCGTCTCGTCCGACATCAGTGGCGGCGGCGCACCCCCGGGCCGCCCGGCGCCCGCCTGAGGCGCGGCACGGGCCGCCTGGGCGGGCCCGCCCTGCGCGGCGGAGGGCGGGGACGCGGCGGACTGTGCGGACGGTGCGGAGGATGCCGGTGGGGCGAACGAGGCGGACGGTGCTGGTGGGGCGGACGGGCCGGACGGCCGGGAGCCGCCAGCGCCGCTTCCACCGCTTCCACCGCTTCCCCCACTGCCTCCGCCGCCGAAACCGCCACCCGGGCCGCCGGAGCCGCCAGGACCGCCGCCGGCCGTTCCCCCGCCGCCCGACGGGTCCACGATGGCCTCGATCCGCCACTCCACCCCGAGGGCGTCGCTGATCGCCTGCTTGAGCACCTCTTCGCTGCCGCTGTTGGCGAAGCTGTTGCGCGCTCCGGGATTGTCGAATCCGAGCTGCAGCGTCTGCCCGTCGAAGCCCGCCACCTGCGCGTTGTTCAGCAGCAGCATCCACGTCAGCCTGCGGCGGTTCTTCACCGCCTCCAGAATGTCCGGCCACATCTGCCGGACCCGCGTCGAGTCCCCGGCGAACCCGGCCGCCGCCGGGGCGGGGCCGGCGGGCGGCGGTGTCTGGGCGGCCGGGGCGGGGGCCGCCGGAGCGGCGGGTGCGGCCTGGGCAGCCGTCGGCCAGGCGCCGGGGCGGGCGGGCGCGGCCGGTTCGGGTGGTGCGGCGGCGGGGGCGGCTGAAGCGGCTACTGGAGTAGCGGGAGTACCCGTAGTACCCGGGCTGGTCGTGGTCGGCCAGGCGCCGGGACGCTGCCGGGCGCCACCGTCCGAGGGAGCCGGAACCGCGGCGGGGGCGGGGCCTGCGGCGGGTTCGTGCTGCTCAGGGGCGGGTGCCCGGGTCGGAGCGGGGGCCGGAGCGGGGGCCGGCTGCGCGGCCGGAGCCGGCCGTCCGCCGCCCACGGCCGCACGGACCGAGGCCGCACCCCCGGAGCCGGCGGGGCCGCCGGAGCTGCCGGGTCCTCCTGCGCCGGGGCTGTGGTCGGCGTGCGCGGGCTGGTAGGAGAAGTCCGGGACCTGGGGAGCACCGGGGGCGAAGCCCCGCCGTTCCAGCTTGTCCAGCCGGGCCTGTACGGAGCGCTCGTCGTCGTACGCCGCGGGCAGCAGCACCCGGGCGCAGATCAGCTCCAGCTGGAGCCGCGGCGACGTGGCGCCGCGCATCTCGGTCAGACCGGTGTTGACCAGGTCCGCCGCACGGCTCAGCTCGGCGGCGCCGAAGACGGACGTCTGGGCCCGCATCCGCTCGATGACATCGCTCGGGGCGTCGATCAGCCCCTTGTCCACCGCGTCAGGAACCGCCGCGATGATCACGAGGTCACGCAGCCGCTCCAGCAGGTCCGCCACGAAGCGCCGCGGATCGTGGCCGCCCTCGATGACGCGGTCGACCATCTCGAAGACCGCCGCCCCGTCGCCCGAGGCGAACGCGTCCACCACCTCGTCGAGCAGCGCCGCGTCGGTGTAGCCGAGCAGCGCCGTCGCCATGGCGTACGTCACACCCTCGGCGCCCGCGCCCGCCAGCAGCTGGTCCATCACCGACATCGAGTCCCGCACGGAGCCCGCGCCGGAGCGCACCACCATCGGATACACGCCGTCCTCGACCGGGATGTCCTCCCGGGCGCAGACCTCCGCGAGGTAGTCCCGCAGCGTGCCCGGCGGCACCAGCCGGAACGGGTAGTGGTGGGTACGCGACCGGATCGTGCCGATGACCTTCTCGGGCTCGGTGGTCGCGAAGATGAACTTGAGGTGCTCCGGGGGCTCCTCGACCACCTTCAGCAGGGCGTTGAAGCCCTGCGGGGTGACCATGTGCGCCTCGTCGATGATGTAGATCTTGTACCGGCTGCCCGCCGGCCCGAAGAACGCCTTCTCCCGAAGATCACGCGCATCGTCCACACCACCGTGCGACGCCGCGTCGATCTCGATCACATCGATCGACCCCGGCCCGTTCCGCGCCAGGTCCTGGCACGACTGGCACTCCCCGCACGGCGTCGGCGTCGGCCCCTGAACACAGTTCAGACACCGCGCCAGGATGCGCGCGCTCGTCGTCTTCCCGCAGCCTCGGGGCCCACTGAACAGGTACGCGTGATTGACCCGGTTGTTGCGCAGCGCCTGCTGCAACGGGTCGGTTACGTGCTCCTGCCCGATGACCTCGGCGAAGGACTCGGGACGATAGCGGCGGTACAGAGCGAGGGACACGCCTACGACGATATCGGGGCCCACTGACATCCGACGTCCCCCGGACATCCCCGAACGCCCCCGGCAACGCAAAGACCCCCCACGCACCCGCCAGAGCCCACCTACCCTTGCTGCCTTCCGGCCCTGGGGGAGTTCAGCGAGATAGCGCCACGTGAGGGGCTGCGCACAGCGTACCCGATCGGATCACCCACTTACGAGTTCGCGAGCACCCCTCCGCGTCTTGTAGTGTTCGTCGCGGAGGATTCGCCTAGTGGCCTAGGGCGCACGCTTGGAAAGCGTGTTGGGGGCAACCCCTCACGAGTTCGAATCTCGTATCCTCCGCACGTCAGAGGGCCCGCATCGTTCGCCGATGCGGGCCCTCTACGTTTTCCGTCTCAGTTTCCGTCTCACTTGGGGCCGGCAGAGCTCCCCGGCGGCTCGGACGGATCATCGTCCGCCGCATCCTCGGCTGAACCCCAAAGAGCTCTGCCCACCTGGTTCGCGACGTTCCTCAACATCGGATCCGTGACATGCATGTACCGGGCGCGCATCCTGGCTGCCCCGCCCGGCTCCCATCCCATGATCGAGTCAACGATCCGATCCGGGACGCCGAGCAGCAGGAGCACCGTCGCCGCGGTGTGACGTGCGTCATGCAGTCGCCCGTCCCGCACCCCGGCGTCCTTCAGCAGCCGCTTCCAGTGGTGGTAATCGGTGTTCGGGATCAGCGGCTCACCATCCGCCTTGGTGAACACGTAGTCCTTGTCGGCCCACCCCTCCCCCGCCAGCTCGCGCTCTCGCGCCTGCGCTTCCTTGTGCTTGCGGAGCAGCTTCACCAGCTCATCCGGGAGCCCGATCGTCCGCCGGCCCGCGCGGGACTTCGTGGGCTTGGTCTCGCGCCGGACCTGGGTGCGCTGCTTGCAGTAGCCAGGTTTGTTGCCGCACTCCCCCTTCTCGCACCCGTGCGCGTACTTCGGGCGTAACCGGTTCTTGCGCGTGCGGATGTATCCCGCTTCAAGGTCCACGTCAGTCCAGCGCAGTCCGAGAGCTTCCCCCTGTCGGAGCCCGAGCGCGAGGGCCAGGACCCATCGGGCACTGTTGGGAGCTTTCGCAGCCTCCAACAGCAGGCGCTGGACCTCCTCGGCGGTGTACAGCTCGATCTCTTCCTCTTCGAGCCGCGGAGCCTTGGCGATCTCCGCCGGATTGATCGAGATGTGCCCGCGCTTCACCGCCTCGCCGAGCGCGGTCCGCAGCGTGCGGTGGGATTGATGAGCCGTCGCGGGCTTGCTCCCCTTGTCCTGCATCTTCTTGTAGAAGCGCTCCAGGTGCTCCGGCTCCAGCCGGTCGAGCCGATGCGCGCCGAGGCCGGGGATGAGATGGACCCGGACGGCCACCTCATAGCCGTCGTAGCTGTTCTCGCTGACGGACGGCTTCGCGATGTTCTCGATCCAGTGGGAGAGCCACGTCTTGAGCGTCCAGGGCTTGCCGGGCTTCCGTACGGTGCCGGCGTCGCGCTGCTTCTCCAGCTCTCGGACGGCCTTGATGACCTCGCCCTGAGTCTTCCGCTCCACATGCCGGCGGTCCGGCGTGCCGTTGTCCTTGACGCCGACAGTGACGCGTCCGTGCCACTTCCCATCCTGGCCGAGGTAGATCGACGAGGCGCCGTTGGGCTGGCGCGTGCGTTTCTGCTCCGTCATGCCCGCCCCCTCGCGCACGCTGCTTCAGCCGCGCGACGACGCAGCGCGGACACAAAGGCGGGCAGAGCCTCGATCGGAACGCGGCGGAGACGGCCAACGGTCACCGACTCGATCTCCCCCACCTGCACAAGCTTGAAGCACGTCGTACGACCGATACGCAGGCGGCGGGCAGCCTCCTCGACGGTCAGCAGGACCAACGGCGGATCGCCAGCGAATAGGCCATCGAACGGCGCCTGCGCCGCTGCCAGTTCATCCATGGGTGGGTTCACCTTCCGTGCCGGGTGCAGGGGTCAGTGATGCCGTCAGCCATTGCTCGGTGGGGCACAGCCCCGTGCCGGCGAACGTCCAATGAGCGAGGACGTACGTCGTCTCCTCGGTCCGATCGGTGTCCGACGTGGCGAGGGCTTGGGCGCGACGCCATTCGGCGCGGGCATTGCGGAGGGAGCCGAGAGTCGTGGAGTAGCGGCGGGTCTTGGTCGAGAAGTGGCCGCGGAAGCCGAGCATGTGCGCCCAGGCCCGCAGGCGGAGGTCTTCCAGGTCCTTGCGCCCACCGAGGGTCCACGCGGTGCGGATCATGCGGCGGGCGTGGTCGCCGAGGCGGGCCTGTGCGAGTTCGGCGAGGAACTTCAGGGGGCGGTCGAGCGTGCCGGTCGTGATCTCCGCGCCCTTGGTCGCGTACTTGGCGATGTACGCCGCTACCGCTCGGTCGGTCAGAGCGGTGCCGCCGTCGAGGTCCGCAGACCGGATGACGCGTACGTCGAGCTGGCGGCCGAAGGCGAAGCCGTGCGCGCGACCGTCGACCACAGGGCCGGAGACGTGTGCGGCAGTCGACGCGGCACGGATCGCGTCGGTCAGCAGCTCGGCGGTGCCCAGGCCGGGGGCGCGGTGTCGCCGCCCTCCGGTCCGTCGAGCCGGATCACGGCGTGAAAGTGGACCGCGCCGCGCTTTTGGTACTCGGCGACCTTGGCGAAGGACACGCGGGCGTGGTCGCGGAAGGTGCGTTGGGTGAGTCCGGCGCGCTTGGCGATCTCGCGGCGGAGGTAGATGGAGAACCGCCGCCAGAGTGCCCCGGCATGTGCGTTCCAGAGGACGGCGGCTTCGTAGTCGTAGGTGGCGGGATCGATGGGGCTGCCAAGGGCGGGGTCGTCCTGGTCGTGGCAGGCGCCGCAGCGGCAGGGGCGTGTGCCGCCGCCGGAGCTCTTGGGCCGGTTGTGGACCGGGCCGAAGCCAGGGGCAGTGAAGGTGGCGAAGACCCAGGGGTGACCGGCGACCGTGGCGGGAGTGCCCTTGCCGCCCCGGAGCCCGGCCGTAACCAGGTGGAAGGTGTCGCGCCGGTAGGTCTCGGCGCAGGCGGGGCAACGGGTGGTGCGGCGGTTGTTGCAGCGAACGAGGAGGTTCCCGGCGGGTAAGCCGGCCGAGTCGAGATGGTGCAGGACCCTGCCGATCTCGCCGGTCCGGGTGTCGAGTTCGTGTTCGGTGCGGTGACCGTCAAGGCGGACGGGGTGCGTGCAGCCGCCCAGACCGGACAGCTGACGCAGGAGCGCGGGAAGGGTGCCCAGGGAAGCGAGCGTGCCGAGTTCACCCACCGGCGGTGGGGTGTCGCGGGTGATGATGGTGGAGTCCTTTCGACTTCGGTTGAGGAGGGCGGGACCTACCGGGACGGCGGGATGCTTGGCGGCGTATTGCCGCCCCGGTAGGCCGATCAGCGCGTTCGCCGGCCGTTCACCAGCGAGCGCAGGACCACGGCCGCGATGGCGACCGCCAGGGCCGTAATGGCGACCGTGGCCAGGAGCGCGGTGAGAACGACGCCGACCACGAGCACGGCCGCGACGGCCCCGATTCCTTGGGCGACGTGGGGCGAGATCCGCCAGTGGTCAGCCCTCGCAGGCGCATGGGTCGACGACTGGTGGCAGGTGCAGGCCGCCGCTTGTTCGTCCCTACGGGCCACGAATGCGGCCGGAGCGGGCGGGGCGTCGGGGAGCTTGGGGCGGAGCATGGGGTGGATCTCCTTTCAGTCGTGGGTGCCGTTGACGACGTCGACGCCCGTACGGGTGCCGGACTCGACGGCGGGGGCGAGGACGGTGTGGGAAAGCCAGAAGCCGAACAGCGCGATGACGACGGCGACCCACATACGGACCCCGAGGAACTTGATTGCGGCCCAGGCGATGACGCCCAGGACGAAGACCAGCGCAAGCGTGACGGTCATAGGGCGAGCCCCTTCAGCGGGCGGAGCAGCGGTGGGTGCGGGCAGCCAGTTCGGCGGCGGCGCGGCTGTCGTAGTCGGTGGAGAAGCCGCAGCGCGGAGCAGTGCACGCGGCGGTGTGCCTCTCCCGGCCCCGGCCGTCGTAGGCGGTGCCGACCTGGACGGGGCCGATCCGGATCACCTGGCGAAATCGTCGGTTCGCGGGCATGGAATTTCTCCTCTCAAAGGCGGGCGGCGATGGCTTCGGCCAGCGGAGCCGGGACGCCCAAGCGGACCCGCAGGGTCGGAGTGTCGATGGGCCTACCGGTGCGCGTGC from the Streptomyces sp. RKAG293 genome contains:
- a CDS encoding aspartate kinase, translating into MGLVVQKYGGSSVADAEGIKRVARRIVDTKKNGHQVVVVVSAMGDTTDELIDLAEQVSPIPAGREFDMLLTAGERISMALLAMAIKNLGHEAQSFTGSQAGVITDSVHNKARIIDVTPGRIRTALDEGNIAIVAGFQGVSQDKKDITTLGRGGSDTTAVALAAALAAEVCEIYTDVDGVFTADPRVVKRAQKMDWISFEDMLELASSGSKVLLHRCVEYARRYNIPIHVRSSFSGLPGTWVSNEAPLGGKPMEQAIISGVSHDTSEAKITVVGVPDKPGEAATIFRAIADAEVNIDMVVQNVSAAATGLTDISFTLPKTEGRKAMDALTRSQDRIGYDSLRYDDQIGKISLVGAGMKTNPGVTATFFEALSNAGVNIELISTSEIRISVVTRADDVKPAVQAVHSAFGLDSESDEAVVYGGTGR
- a CDS encoding DUF5063 domain-containing protein, whose product is MSDTAVTTQDSKGAPGSPGRDLSDPDIQEPDDFAVQICDQIESFILSVREVAKGDDPDSAVPYLLLEVSQLLLAGGRLGAHEDIVPDERYEPDIGPEPDADELRQHLAALLEPIDVYSEVFDPYVPRSTPVACRISDDMADVVTDLTHGLAHFRAGRVSEALWWWQFSYLSNWGPTASASLRALQSLVAHVRLDSPLDELDGLDTDDSADDEERLAEEAGKVMAAELGTPPGARAQPATG
- the recR gene encoding recombination mediator RecR, with product MYEGVVQDLIDELGRLPGVGPKSAQRIAFHILQADPADVRRLAHVLAEVKAKVRFCNICGNVAQDDLCRVCRDPRRDLAVICVVEEPKDVVAVERTREFRGRYHVLGGAISPIEGVGPDDLRIRELLTRLADGTVTELILATDPNLEGEATATYLARMVKPMGLKVTRLASGLPVGGDLEYADEVTLGRAFEGRRLLDV
- a CDS encoding YbaB/EbfC family nucleoid-associated protein → MIPGGQPNMQQLLQQAQKMQQDLAAAQQELAETEVEGSAGGGLVTATVTGAGELRGLVIDPKAVDPDDTETLADLVVAAVHNANATAQELQQQKLGPLAQGLGGMPGLPF
- a CDS encoding DNA polymerase III subunit gamma and tau; protein product: MSLALYRRYRPESFAEVIGQEHVTDPLQQALRNNRVNHAYLFSGPRGCGKTTSARILARCLNCVQGPTPTPCGECQSCQDLARNGPGSIDVIEIDAASHGGVDDARDLREKAFFGPAGSRYKIYIIDEAHMVTPQGFNALLKVVEEPPEHLKFIFATTEPEKVIGTIRSRTHHYPFRLVPPGTLRDYLAEVCAREDIPVEDGVYPMVVRSGAGSVRDSMSVMDQLLAGAGAEGVTYAMATALLGYTDAALLDEVVDAFASGDGAAVFEMVDRVIEGGHDPRRFVADLLERLRDLVIIAAVPDAVDKGLIDAPSDVIERMRAQTSVFGAAELSRAADLVNTGLTEMRGATSPRLQLELICARVLLPAAYDDERSVQARLDKLERRGFAPGAPQVPDFSYQPAHADHSPGAGGPGSSGGPAGSGGAASVRAAVGGGRPAPAAQPAPAPAPAPTRAPAPEQHEPAAGPAPAAVPAPSDGGARQRPGAWPTTTSPGTTGTPATPVAASAAPAAAPPEPAAPARPGAWPTAAQAAPAAPAAPAPAAQTPPPAGPAPAAAGFAGDSTRVRQMWPDILEAVKNRRRLTWMLLLNNAQVAGFDGQTLQLGFDNPGARNSFANSGSEEVLKQAISDALGVEWRIEAIVDPSGGGGTAGGGPGGSGGPGGGFGGGGSGGSGGSGGSGAGGSRPSGPSAPPAPSASFAPPASSAPSAQSAASPPSAAQGGPAQAARAAPQAGAGRPGGAPPPLMSDETPPPLEDDIPEDDDVDLVESPLSGYELFVREMGATVIEEIPND
- a CDS encoding tyrosine-type recombinase/integrase, producing MTEQKRTRQPNGASSIYLGQDGKWHGRVTVGVKDNGTPDRRHVERKTQGEVIKAVRELEKQRDAGTVRKPGKPWTLKTWLSHWIENIAKPSVSENSYDGYEVAVRVHLIPGLGAHRLDRLEPEHLERFYKKMQDKGSKPATAHQSHRTLRTALGEAVKRGHISINPAEIAKAPRLEEEEIELYTAEEVQRLLLEAAKAPNSARWVLALALGLRQGEALGLRWTDVDLEAGYIRTRKNRLRPKYAHGCEKGECGNKPGYCKQRTQVRRETKPTKSRAGRRTIGLPDELVKLLRKHKEAQARERELAGEGWADKDYVFTKADGEPLIPNTDYHHWKRLLKDAGVRDGRLHDARHTAATVLLLLGVPDRIVDSIMGWEPGGAARMRARYMHVTDPMLRNVANQVGRALWGSAEDAADDDPSEPPGSSAGPK
- a CDS encoding excisionase family DNA-binding protein gives rise to the protein MDELAAAQAPFDGLFAGDPPLVLLTVEEAARRLRIGRTTCFKLVQVGEIESVTVGRLRRVPIEALPAFVSALRRRAAEAACARGRA
- a CDS encoding SpdD protein, coding for MLRPKLPDAPPAPAAFVARRDEQAAACTCHQSSTHAPARADHWRISPHVAQGIGAVAAVLVVGVVLTALLATVAITALAVAIAAVVLRSLVNGRRTR
- a CDS encoding mobile element transfer protein — encoded protein: MPANRRFRQVIRIGPVQVGTAYDGRGRERHTAACTAPRCGFSTDYDSRAAAELAARTHRCSAR